Within Cnuibacter physcomitrellae, the genomic segment GCGACACCTCGATGAAGTGGTTGCCCGAGCCGAGCGACCCCAGCTGCAGCACCCAGTTCGCCGCGTAGGAGGCCGGGTCGAACCCGGCGTCGTCGGCGGGCAGATCGCCGGCCGTGAACTGTGTGCGCACGGCGATCATGCCGCATCCGATGTCGACCCCCACGGCGGCGGGGATGATCGCGCCGAGCGTGGGGATCACGCTGCCGACCGTCGCGCCCTTGCCCAGGTGCGCATCCGGCATCAAGGCGACGTGCGGGTGGATGAACGGCATCGCCGCCGTCGTGATGGCCTGTTCCCGAGCGTTCGGGTCGAGGATGGACGCCCAGCTGAGCAGGCGTTCGGTGATTCTCTCCATGGTGTGCTTCCTGCTCGCTCCCCCCGGAGCGAGCCTTGCAGGATACACGGATCCGTTCGGCTGCGGAAGCGGACGACCGGAGGAGAGGACTACGGGACCAGGGTGGAGAGGATCGTGGCGGCGGGGGCCGCGAGGGCGCGGTCGTGGTGCACACCCGCCCAGAGCGCCATCCGCTGGGCGTCGCCGGCCGCCGCGGCCGCCCTGCGGAGGGGCGACGTGACCTGGTGCACCTCCGGGTACCCGAACGGGGCGTCCGACTCGTGGTCGCGCATGAAGTCGTTGACGAGGCCCCGGGCCCACCGGCCGGTGAACGCCTTCGTCAGGGCGGTGCGCGGGTACTCGGCCGAGACCAGGGCCGCGCGGTACGCGGGGGGCGTGCCGGCCTCGTCGGAGCGGAGGAACGCCGTGCCCGCCTGCGCCGCCGCGGCCCCCGCGGCGAGCACACCCTCGACGTCCTCCGACGAGGCGAGGCCGCCGGCGACGACGATCGGCAGGCGCGTGTTCGACGACAGCTCCGCCAGGAGGGCGTAGAGCGGCTGCTCGCTCGGCAGCGCGAGGGGGTCGAACGTACCGCGGTGCCCGCCCGCGAGGGGCCCCTGCGCGACGACGAAGTCGGGCTTCGACGCCTTCGCCTCCACCAGCTCGGTCAGCGAGGTGACGGTGACGCCGACGGCGACCCCCGCCTCCTGCAGCCGGGCGACGACCGCCGGCGACGGCACTCCGAACGTGAAGGACGCGACCGACGGGGAGGTCTCCTCGAGGAGGGCGATCTTGGCGTGCCAGTCGTCGTGGTCCGGATGCGGCTCCCCCACGGAGACGCCGAGCCGCTCGGCCTCGGCCGTGAGCGAGAGCGCGTACTCGGCCACCTGCTCCGGATCCGCGATGGACTGCCCGGGGACGAACACGTTGACGCCGAACGGCGCATCCGTGAGCATCCGCGTCTGGACGATCTGCTCGCGCACCTGGTCGGCCGTGAGGTAGCCCGCCGCCAGGAACCCGAGCCCGCCCGCGGCGGACACCGCGGCCGCGAGCGCCGGCGTGGAGACGCCGCCCGCCATCGGGGCCTGGACGACGGGCGCCTCCAGGCCCGAGACGTCGAATCGGGAGCCGTCGGGCACGGGTCAGTCCCCGACCTGGGGCACGATCTCGCGGGCGATGAAGTCGAGGTGATCGAGGTCGTGCAGGTCGAGCACCTGCAGGTAGACGCGCTCGACGCCCTGCTCGCGCAGCTCCCCGATCCTGTCGACGATCTCGGATGCGGTGCCGGCCAGGCCGTTCTCCCGCAGCTCCGCCGGCTCGCGGCCGATCGCCGCCGCGCGACGGGCGACGGTCGCCTCGTCGGATCCGGCCGCGACGACGAGAGCGGTCGAGTAGACCATGTCGTCGGGATCGCGGCCCAGCTCGACGCACGCCTCGCGCACGTTGCGGAACAGGCCGGGGAGGGTGCCCGGGTCGGGGAACGGGACGTTGAACTCGCTCGCGTAGCGGGCCGCGAGGAGCGGCGTGCGCTTCGTGCCCTTGCCGCCCACGATCACGGGGAGCGGCGACTGCGTCGGCTTCGGCAGCGCCGGCGAGTCGACGAGCTCGTAGTACTGGCCCTTGAACGAGTACGTGTTCCCCGGCTCGGTCGCCCAGAGCGAGGTGACGATCTCGAGCTGCTCCTCGAGGATGGAGAAGCGCTTGGGCGGGAACGGGATGCCGTAGGCGCGGTGCTCCTCCTCGAACCAGCCCGTGCCGAGACCGAGCTCCACGCGTCCGCCCGACATCTGGTCGACCTGGGCCACCTGGATCGCCAGCACACCCGGGTAGCGGTACGTGACGCTCGACACGAGGGTGCCGAGGCGGATGCGGCTGGTCTCGCGGGCGAGCCCGGCCAGGGTCGTCCACGCATCCGTGGGGCCGGGGTTCGGATCGCCGGGACCCATGCGGAGGTAGTGGTCGGAGCGGAAGAAGGCGTCGAAGCCGAGCTTCTCGGTGGCCTGGGCCACCGCGAGGAGATCGTCGTAGCTCGCGCCCTGCTGGGGTTCGGTGAAGATCCTGAATTCCACGCCCCCATCCTGCCAGGCCCCGCCCCTCATCCCACCTCCCCCTCTCGGTTTCGCGCGGGACGGGGTAGGTCAGCGGAGGGCGCGGGTGGCGCGGAGGGTGGCGGCGAGGCCCGCGGTGGTGAAGACGAGGGTCGAGATCACGAGCACGAGGAGGGAGCCGTCCCAGTCGGCCGTGGCGTCGTGGACGGCGCCGACGAGGGTGGGGGCGGTGGCGCCGAGCGCGTATCCGCAGCCCTGCACCATCGCCGAGAGCCGGCGCGAGTGGGTGCCGTCGAGGGCCATCTCGACGACGAGCATGAAGACGATCGTGATGCCGCCGCCCTGGGCCACGCCGCCGAGGAACGCCCAGGCGAACCAGCCGTCGGGCGCCAGGAGCAGCCCCACGGGGCAGCTGATCCACAGGGCGGCGACGAGCGCGAACGTCCGGGGGATGCCGGCGCGCGAGGCGAGCAGCGGCACGCCCAACGCTCCCACCACCGCGGCGATCTGGAACACGGAGGCGCTGGCGCCCGCGGTCGTGGCGTCGTACCCGACCCGATCCTCGAGGATGGTCGGGAACCACGCCGTCAGGCCGTAGTACGTGAACGCCTGCCCGGCGAAGGCGAGGGCGAGGAGGACCGCCGAGAGGTTCTTCCAGGTGCGCGGCTCGCGCCGGGTGAGGACGGGGATGCCCCGGGTGTCGACGATCATCGTGTCGACGGCCCCGGTCTCGATCGCGGGCCGCAACGGCCCCCAGTGCACGGCGGCGCGCGGACCCACCGCGAACAGCCAGGCCGCGGCGGCCAGCGCGGCCAGCGACACCCAGGCCAGCAGCGCGACCTGCCATCCGAACGCCGCCGCGAGCGGCGCGGTGGCGAGCGAGGTGACCATCGAGCTCACGTTCATGGCCGACGTGTACGCGCCCGTCACGATCCCGACGCGGTACGCCGGCACGTCGCGGCGGATGATGACCGGCATCACGACGTTCCCGATCGTGATGAACGCGCCCATGATGATCGTGCCCGTGAACGCGGCGGTCTCACCGCCCGCCGAGCGGACGATCGTGCCGATGCCGACCCCCACGATCGCGACCGTCGTCGCGAGGTTGGCGCCGGCCTTCCCCACGAAAAGGGACGCGAACGGCGTCATGAGGGCGAAGCAGAGCACCGGCAGGCTGGTGAGCAGGCCCATCTGGGCGGCGCTGAGCCCCAGGTCGGCGCTGATCGCGCCCGTCACGGGGGCCACGGCGACGATCGGCCCGCGCAGGATGAACCCGATGAAGACGATGCCGGTGAGGATCGGCCACACGCTGCGGCTGCGGTCGAGGATGCTCATCGTCCGATCCATCCTACGGGCGGCACTCCGTCCGCCGAGCACACCCGGGAACCGCGGCTGACGCGCTCATGGGTACGCTCTTTCCGGGTGTGCTGCAGCGACCGACGGACGTCGCGCGGCCGCCCTCGACGAGTGAGGAGAGACCATGCGGGTGCTCATCGTGGGGGCGGGGGCCGTGGGCGGGTACTTCGGCGCGGGGCTGATCGAGGCCGGGCGCGACGTGACCTTCCTCGTGCGCGAGAGGCGGGCGGATGCGCTGCTCCGCGAGGGCCTGCGCGTCGCGGTCGGCGACACGGTGACCGTGCACGAGCATCCGCAGACCGTCACCGCGGCCGACGCGGGCTCCGCCGGTCCCTTCGACGCGGTGGTGCTCTCGGTGAAGGCCTTCGCCCTCGACGCGGCGATCGACGACATCACCCCGTTCGTCGGTCCGGACACGATGGTGCTGCCGCTGCTCAACGGGATGCGCCATCTCGACCGACTGCAGGACGCGTTCGGCGAGCGCGTGCTGGGCGGGCTGTGCGTGGTCGCGGCGCAGCTCGAGGAGGGCGGCGTCGTGCGGAGGCTCGCCCCGGGCGCGAGCCTGACCCTCGGCGAGCTCGCCGGCGGAGAGTCGGACCGCACGACGGCCCTCGCCGCCGAGCTCGTGGGACAGGGCTTCGACACGCGTCTCACGCCCGACGTGCGGGCGATGATGTGGCAGAAGTGGGTGTTCCTCGCCTCGGGCGGCGCGGTGACGAGCCTCCACGACGGCGCCGTCGGCGAGATCGTCGCGACGCCGACGGGAGCGCTGTCGGCACTGCGGATCATCGACGAGGTGGTCGCCGTCGCCACGGCCGAGGGCTACCCGCCCACGGCGCGAGCGCTCGAGACCGTCCAGTCCGCGCTGACCGAGCCCGGCTCGTCGTTCACCACGTCCCTCTTCCGCGACCTGCGGCAGGGTCTCCCGGTCGAGAACGAGCACATCCTCGGCGACCTCGTCGAACGAGCCGTCCGCCGCGGGATCGACACGCCCCTCCTCGCTGCCGCGTACGCCCGCATCCGCGTCTACGAGAACCGCCGCTGAGCCGCGCCCGTCCGCCCTCGGCGGAGGGCGAGGCGGCCTGGCAGGATGTGTCCATGGCACACGAGCGCAGCTTCGACCGGCTGGTGAACTTCTCGGACGCGGTCGTCGCCATCGCCATCACGCTGCTCGGCCTGCCGCTCATCGACCTCGCGGCCGAGCTCGGGCAGAACGGGATCGACACGGTCGGCGAGCTGCTCCTCCACAACGCCACACGCCTGTTCGGCTTCGGGCTGAGCTTCGCGGTGATCGCCGTGTTCTGGATGGCCCACCACCGCGTGTACGACTACCTGACGGGCTACACCAGAGGCCTGATCTGGCTGAACATGCTGTGGCTCGCGTCGATCGTCTTCCTGCCCTTCCCCACGGAGATCATCGCCAGCGGCCACGACGACGCGGGGGCCGCCGCCCTGTACATCGGCACGATGATCGTGACGGCGGCGGCACTGCTGGCGCAGATCCTCCTCGTCCGGGCCCGTCCTGAGCTCATCTCGGGCGGCCGTGAGGCGCTGAGCTACGTCCCGGCCCTCGCGGTGACGGTCGCCCTGTTCGTGGCCCTCGGCGTCACGATCCTGGTGCCGGGGACGCACCTCTGGACGCTGCTCCTCATCGTGCCCGCCCAGGTGGTGACGCGCCGCATCCAGGTCGCCCGAGAGCGCAGGACCGCGACGCCCGGGCCGCGCTGACCGCCGCCCGCGCTCATCCGAGCCGGCTCAGACCCGGCGCGGGCGGCGCGCCGACCACGCCGGCACCACCCAGCCCAGCGCCGTCGGCCTCCGCCGCCGCCCGAGCACCGCCCACGCGAGCAGCAGGCCGACCGCGAGCGTCACCAGCAGCACGGCGACCGCCGTCCACACCGTCGACGCCGATCCACCCGCGAGGATCGCCTGCAGCCCCGAGACCGCGTAGGCGAGCGGGCTCACCGTGTTGATCGCCTGGAACGGCGCCGACAGCAGCTGCACCGGATACAGCCCTCCGGTCGACGCGATCTGGAGCGCCAGGAGCACCAGGGAGACGAACGCCCCCATCCGCCCGAACGCGGTCGTGAGGAACTGGTGGAAGGCCATGAACGCGAACGACACCAGCAGCGAGAAGCCGAGGGTGGCGGGCAGCAGGCTCCAGGATGCGCCCAACGCCAGGTGCAGGAACGCGACGACGACCACGGCCTGGCCGACGCCGAAGACAGCCGAACGGAGGAAGGTCCGGCCGACGAGCCGGCCCGTGGACGCGGGCGATGCGAGCATCGACCTCGAGAACGGCCGCAGCCACAGGAAGAGGGCGAGCGCGCCGATCCACAGGGCGACCGGGATCATCACCGTCGAGACGACCTGGCCGACCGAGGAGACCTGATTCGCCGTGTTCACGTCGACGGCGACCGGCTGAGCGATCACGTCGGCCGCGGACTGCGGATCCGAGCTCGTGCGCGACCCGAGCTGGTCCGCCCCCGTGGTCAGGCCGGACGCGAGCTGACCCGCCCCGCTCTGGAGCTGCGCGGCACCTGCCCCGAGCTGCTGCGCGCCCTGCACGAGCGCGGGGCCGTTCGCCGCGAGCTGGTCGGCTCCGGAGCTCAGCGCCGGACCACCGGCGGCCAGCTGCTCGGCGCCCGAGACGAGGGCCGGGCCGTTCGCCGCGAGCTGGTCGGCGCCCGAGGCGAGCTCGCCGATCCCGCTCTGCAGAGCCGGCATGCCGTTCCCCGCCTCGGCGAGCGCGCCGCTGTTGGCGTCGAGCTGGGAAGCGCCGGCGGCGAGACCAGCGAGCTGCGCCTGCACCTGCTCCGGAGTGAGCAGCCCCGCCTGCGCGGCCGCGCTCAGCTGCGAGAGCCCCTGCGTGAGCTGAGTGACGCCCGACGCGTACGAGGCCACACCGGTGCCGAAGTCGCCGAGCTGGGCGGTCTTCGTGCGCAGTTCGTCGGCGCCGCTCGCGAGCTGGCCGACGCCTCCGGTGTACTGGGTCACTCCCGAGCTGAGCGAGGTCACCCCGTCGGTGTACTGCGCGACGCCCGAGGCGAGCGTCGACGCGCCGGAGGTGTACTGCGAGAGACCGTCGGAGAGCTGGGTGGCGCCGTCGGCGAGCTGCCCGGCGCCCGAGCCCAGCTGGGTCGCGCCCGCGGCCGCATCCTTGAGGCTCGTGCCCACGGTGCCGAACGACGTGTAGATGCCGTTCACGACGGTCGCGGTGATGGTCTGCCCGAACCCCGCCTGCACCGCCGTCCCGACGGTCGAGGCGAGCACGCCGGACAGGTACCCGTGCGCGTCGTCGGTCTGGATGTCGATGAGGCCCTGCTTCGGGTCGGGGGTGCCGAGCGTGTTCACCGTGGCGGAGAAGTCGCTCGGGATCGTGAGGACCGCGTAGTACGTGCCGTCGGCGAGGCCGGCTGCGGCGTCGTCGGCGTTGGTGACGGTCCAGTCGAACCCGTTCTGGCCCGAGCCCGTCAGCTCGGTCACGAGGCCGCGGCCGGCGAAGTTCACCGACTGCGTCCCGTCGGCGTTCGTCGTCGTGACGAGCTGGTCCTCGTTCACGATGGCGGCCGGGATGCTGCTGATCGACTGGTCGACGTTCGACAGCGCCCCGGCGAACAGCCCGTTCACGGCGAAGGGGGTCAGGACGATGGCGATCGCGGTCACGACGATGAGCGCGATGCGGGTGCGTCGCCGCGACGCCGCCGACGGGACGGACGGCACGGGCGCGGTCGGGGAGGACGGCGCGGTCGAGCGGGCGGGGGTCACGTCGCTCATCGGTGGGCTCCTTCGAGTCGGGCGGGATCGAGGGATCGGGTGCCGCCCGCGAAGCCCGCGGACGGCGTGACGGCGGGGCTCCCGCCGAGGTCGATGCGCACCAGCGCCCGCCCGTCGAGGTCGGACTCGGCGGAGGTCGCAGACGCAGCGGGGACGGGGACCCCGATCACCACGGTGACGTCCGACCCGACCACCGCGGCGACGGCGGACAGGAACGCCTCCGACCCCACCGCGAGCGGCGCGTCGCCGGGGTCGGCGACGACGAGCCGGGCGCCCTGCGCTCCCGCGAGGGCGATCCGCAGCAGGGCGAGTCCGGTCGCCGAGAGCGCGCTGAGCGGCGTGTGGATCGACACACGCCCGTCGGAGGCGGAGGCGGTGGCCAGTGCATCGTCGAACCTGCGCACGAGGTCCTCGACCTCCTCGCGGGGCACGCGACGCAGGGCCGAGCGCCCCCACCGCATCCGCTCGAGGATCGCCTCGCCGACCGTCTCCGCGTCGCTGACCGGTCCGGAGCCCGCCGGACCCCCGTCGAGGTCGACGAGCGCGGACAGCCGCTCGACCCGGGTCCGCGCCGAGGGCAGCGGATGTCCGAGCACCTGCAGGTGGCCGCCCGCCGGGGCGACGCGTCCCGCGAGGGCGCCCGCGACGAGTCGCCGAGCTCCCGGATCGCCGGCGAGCAGCACGATCGCACCCTCCGGCGCCGACGCGGTGACCGTGGCGGGGACGCCGTCGACGCGCAGGCCCTCCGCGGTGAGGACGTCGCCCCGCCGCGCATCCGCCCAGGCCTTCGCCTCGATGTGGGCGCGAAGCCCCTCCCCCTCGACGTCGACGTTCGGCAGGAGCCGGTCGAGCCAGCGCGGCAGGGACCAGGCCCGCCGGCCGAGCAGCGTCATCACCGCCGGGACGAGCGTCATGCGGACGAGGAAGGCGTCGACGAAGACGCCCACGGCGAGCGCCAGCGCGATCATCTTGATCGCCCCGTCCCCCTCGGGCACGAAGGCGAAGAAGACGAAGAACATGATCAGCGCGGCGGCGGTGACGACGCGCGCGCCGTGCTGGAAGCCCACCCGCACCGCACGCCGGGCGTCGCCCGACTTCACGAACTCCTCGCGCATCCCCGAGACGAGGAACACCTCGTAGTCCATCGCGAGGCCGAAGAGGATGGCCATGAGGAGGATCGGCAGGAAGCTGATGATCGGACCCGTCGACGTCACGTGCAGCAGGTCGGCGAGCCACCCCCACTGGAACACCGCGACGGTGACGCCGAACGACACGCAGACCGAGAGGGCGAAGCCGAGCGCGGCCTTGATCGGCACGGCGAGCGACCGGAACACCATCGCGAGGAGCACGATGGACAGCCCGACGACGAGAACGCCGAAGGGCAGCAGCGCGTTGGTGAGCTGGGTCGAGACGTCGATCGCGACCGCGGTCTGACCGCTCACCGTGATGGGCGTGCCGTACTGGTCCTCGATCTCGCCCTTGAGGTCGCGGAGATGCTGCACGAGCTCCTTCGTGGCGGGATCGTCGGGCGCGGTGGTCGGCACGACGCGGAAGATCGCGGTGTCCAGTCCCTGATCGGGAAGGCCCTGCCCCACGTAGGCGACCCCGTCGACGGCCTCGAGGTCGGAGCGGATGCCGGCGAGGTCGTCCTGGATGTCGGTGGTCTGCGTGATGTCGGCCGCGACCACGATCGCGCCGTTGTAGCCGGGCCCGAAGCCCTGGGCGATGAGGTCGTAGGCCTGACGGGCGGTGTCGTCCTCCGGCTGGGACGCGGCCGTCGGGAGGTTGAGGTCGAGGCTCAGCGCCGGGATCGACGCGACCCCCAGCAGCCCGATGATCGCGACGATGAACACGATCGGAGCCTTCATCACGATCCGCACCCAGCGGCCGCCGAGCGACGGTCTCGCCGTGCCCTCGCCCTCGTGCTCCGCGGCCGCGAGCGCTCGTCGCTGCGCGCGCGAGCCCGCCTTCGGGACGAGCCGGCCCCGGGCGACCCCCATGATCGCGGGGATGAGGGTCACGGCGATGCTCACCGCCACCAGCACCGCGAACGCGGCGCCCACACCCATCACCGACAGGAACGGGATGCCCACGACGAGGAGCCCCAGCAGGGCGATGATGACGGTGACCCCCGCGAAGACCACGGCCCCGCCGGCGGTGGCGACCGCCTGCGCCGCCGACTCCTCCGGATCGAGGCCCTGCGCGAGCTGGGATCGATGCCGCGAGAGGATGAAGAGGGCGTAGTCGATCCCCACCGCGAGCCCGATCATCACCGCGAGCATCGGCGCCGTGCTGGAGACGGTGGTGAAGGCGGCGGTGACCATGATCGCGCCGGAGGACAGCCCGACCCCGAGGATCGCGGACAGCAGCGGCATCCCGGCCGCGAGCAGCGATCCGAACGTGACGAAGAGCACCACGCCGGCGAAGAGCACGCCGACCGCCTCGGTCCAGGTCAGTCCGAACGACACCTCCTGGAACACCGAGCCGCCGAACTCCACGCGGACGCCGTCCGCCTCCACTGGGGCGGCCTCCGCCTGCAGCTCGTCGAGCGTCTGCGTCGTGACGTCGGTGGCGGGCCCGTCGAACTGCACCTGCGTATAGGCGATGGTGCGGTCCTCGGAGATCGCGTTGGTGGCGTACTCCGAGTACGGGTCGACGACGGCCGCGACCTGGTCGAGATCGCCCATCGTGGTCGCCATGTCCTGGATGGCCTGCTTCACCGCGGGGTCGTCGACGGTGGAGCCCTTCGGCGCCTGGTACACGACCTGCGCCGACGCCCCCGCCACCTGCGGGAAGACGCGGTCGAGCTGGTCGATGGTCTGCTGAGACTCGGTGCCCGGGATCGTGAAGCTCTCCTGGAACTGGCCGCCGAGGGCGAGCCCGGCTCCGAGCACCGCGCCGAGCGCGAGCACCCAGGTGGCGATGACGTACCAGGCCCGCCGGTAGGCGAACCGTCCGATCCGGTAGAGGAAGGTGGCCATGGGAAGCTCTCCTGGGTCAGGCCGACAGCGGGCGGAGGAGGTCGGTGAGGACCTCGACGAGGGCTTCCCTGACCTCGTCGACGGGCATCTCGTCGTCGTCCGGATCGACCGGGGAGACGGCGAGGATGTAGGCGGCGCCGGCGAGGGCGAT encodes:
- a CDS encoding TMEM175 family protein gives rise to the protein MAHERSFDRLVNFSDAVVAIAITLLGLPLIDLAAELGQNGIDTVGELLLHNATRLFGFGLSFAVIAVFWMAHHRVYDYLTGYTRGLIWLNMLWLASIVFLPFPTEIIASGHDDAGAAALYIGTMIVTAAALLAQILLVRARPELISGGREALSYVPALAVTVALFVALGVTILVPGTHLWTLLLIVPAQVVTRRIQVARERRTATPGPR
- a CDS encoding YhgE/Pip domain-containing protein, with amino-acid sequence MSDVTPARSTAPSSPTAPVPSVPSAASRRRTRIALIVVTAIAIVLTPFAVNGLFAGALSNVDQSISSIPAAIVNEDQLVTTTNADGTQSVNFAGRGLVTELTGSGQNGFDWTVTNADDAAAGLADGTYYAVLTIPSDFSATVNTLGTPDPKQGLIDIQTDDAHGYLSGVLASTVGTAVQAGFGQTITATVVNGIYTSFGTVGTSLKDAAAGATQLGSGAGQLADGATQLSDGLSQYTSGASTLASGVAQYTDGVTSLSSGVTQYTGGVGQLASGADELRTKTAQLGDFGTGVASYASGVTQLTQGLSQLSAAAQAGLLTPEQVQAQLAGLAAGASQLDANSGALAEAGNGMPALQSGIGELASGADQLAANGPALVSGAEQLAAGGPALSSGADQLAANGPALVQGAQQLGAGAAQLQSGAGQLASGLTTGADQLGSRTSSDPQSAADVIAQPVAVDVNTANQVSSVGQVVSTVMIPVALWIGALALFLWLRPFSRSMLASPASTGRLVGRTFLRSAVFGVGQAVVVVAFLHLALGASWSLLPATLGFSLLVSFAFMAFHQFLTTAFGRMGAFVSLVLLALQIASTGGLYPVQLLSAPFQAINTVSPLAYAVSGLQAILAGGSASTVWTAVAVLLVTLAVGLLLAWAVLGRRRRPTALGWVVPAWSARRPRRV
- a CDS encoding ketopantoate reductase family protein encodes the protein MRVLIVGAGAVGGYFGAGLIEAGRDVTFLVRERRADALLREGLRVAVGDTVTVHEHPQTVTAADAGSAGPFDAVVLSVKAFALDAAIDDITPFVGPDTMVLPLLNGMRHLDRLQDAFGERVLGGLCVVAAQLEEGGVVRRLAPGASLTLGELAGGESDRTTALAAELVGQGFDTRLTPDVRAMMWQKWVFLASGGAVTSLHDGAVGEIVATPTGALSALRIIDEVVAVATAEGYPPTARALETVQSALTEPGSSFTTSLFRDLRQGLPVENEHILGDLVERAVRRGIDTPLLAAAYARIRVYENRR
- a CDS encoding LLM class F420-dependent oxidoreductase, which gives rise to MEFRIFTEPQQGASYDDLLAVAQATEKLGFDAFFRSDHYLRMGPGDPNPGPTDAWTTLAGLARETSRIRLGTLVSSVTYRYPGVLAIQVAQVDQMSGGRVELGLGTGWFEEEHRAYGIPFPPKRFSILEEQLEIVTSLWATEPGNTYSFKGQYYELVDSPALPKPTQSPLPVIVGGKGTKRTPLLAARYASEFNVPFPDPGTLPGLFRNVREACVELGRDPDDMVYSTALVVAAGSDEATVARRAAAIGREPAELRENGLAGTASEIVDRIGELREQGVERVYLQVLDLHDLDHLDFIAREIVPQVGD
- a CDS encoding MMPL family transporter produces the protein MATFLYRIGRFAYRRAWYVIATWVLALGAVLGAGLALGGQFQESFTIPGTESQQTIDQLDRVFPQVAGASAQVVYQAPKGSTVDDPAVKQAIQDMATTMGDLDQVAAVVDPYSEYATNAISEDRTIAYTQVQFDGPATDVTTQTLDELQAEAAPVEADGVRVEFGGSVFQEVSFGLTWTEAVGVLFAGVVLFVTFGSLLAAGMPLLSAILGVGLSSGAIMVTAAFTTVSSTAPMLAVMIGLAVGIDYALFILSRHRSQLAQGLDPEESAAQAVATAGGAVVFAGVTVIIALLGLLVVGIPFLSVMGVGAAFAVLVAVSIAVTLIPAIMGVARGRLVPKAGSRAQRRALAAAEHEGEGTARPSLGGRWVRIVMKAPIVFIVAIIGLLGVASIPALSLDLNLPTAASQPEDDTARQAYDLIAQGFGPGYNGAIVVAADITQTTDIQDDLAGIRSDLEAVDGVAYVGQGLPDQGLDTAIFRVVPTTAPDDPATKELVQHLRDLKGEIEDQYGTPITVSGQTAVAIDVSTQLTNALLPFGVLVVGLSIVLLAMVFRSLAVPIKAALGFALSVCVSFGVTVAVFQWGWLADLLHVTSTGPIISFLPILLMAILFGLAMDYEVFLVSGMREEFVKSGDARRAVRVGFQHGARVVTAAALIMFFVFFAFVPEGDGAIKMIALALAVGVFVDAFLVRMTLVPAVMTLLGRRAWSLPRWLDRLLPNVDVEGEGLRAHIEAKAWADARRGDVLTAEGLRVDGVPATVTASAPEGAIVLLAGDPGARRLVAGALAGRVAPAGGHLQVLGHPLPSARTRVERLSALVDLDGGPAGSGPVSDAETVGEAILERMRWGRSALRRVPREEVEDLVRRFDDALATASASDGRVSIHTPLSALSATGLALLRIALAGAQGARLVVADPGDAPLAVGSEAFLSAVAAVVGSDVTVVIGVPVPAASATSAESDLDGRALVRIDLGGSPAVTPSAGFAGGTRSLDPARLEGAHR
- a CDS encoding MFS transporter — its product is MSILDRSRSVWPILTGIVFIGFILRGPIVAVAPVTGAISADLGLSAAQMGLLTSLPVLCFALMTPFASLFVGKAGANLATTVAIVGVGIGTIVRSAGGETAAFTGTIIMGAFITIGNVVMPVIIRRDVPAYRVGIVTGAYTSAMNVSSMVTSLATAPLAAAFGWQVALLAWVSLAALAAAAWLFAVGPRAAVHWGPLRPAIETGAVDTMIVDTRGIPVLTRREPRTWKNLSAVLLALAFAGQAFTYYGLTAWFPTILEDRVGYDATTAGASASVFQIAAVVGALGVPLLASRAGIPRTFALVAALWISCPVGLLLAPDGWFAWAFLGGVAQGGGITIVFMLVVEMALDGTHSRRLSAMVQGCGYALGATAPTLVGAVHDATADWDGSLLVLVISTLVFTTAGLAATLRATRALR
- a CDS encoding nitronate monooxygenase, whose protein sequence is MPDGSRFDVSGLEAPVVQAPMAGGVSTPALAAAVSAAGGLGFLAAGYLTADQVREQIVQTRMLTDAPFGVNVFVPGQSIADPEQVAEYALSLTAEAERLGVSVGEPHPDHDDWHAKIALLEETSPSVASFTFGVPSPAVVARLQEAGVAVGVTVTSLTELVEAKASKPDFVVAQGPLAGGHRGTFDPLALPSEQPLYALLAELSSNTRLPIVVAGGLASSEDVEGVLAAGAAAAQAGTAFLRSDEAGTPPAYRAALVSAEYPRTALTKAFTGRWARGLVNDFMRDHESDAPFGYPEVHQVTSPLRRAAAAAGDAQRMALWAGVHHDRALAAPAATILSTLVP